A genomic stretch from Engraulis encrasicolus isolate BLACKSEA-1 chromosome 10, IST_EnEncr_1.0, whole genome shotgun sequence includes:
- the LOC134457170 gene encoding cadherin-like protein 26 isoform X1, with amino-acid sequence MENALLACFAILVVELLDTGLARGLSRPKRSWLLRDEYELYEGNPGPYPMLLRELPPNKISTITGPGATEDPVGLLRIENQKLYITGPLDYGKYKNISLVYEAAEDGTIDTRLAILIIVLDINDNPPVFSKEEYTATLNESQTQGLVVEVDAIDADEPNTENSTFTFSIVSVSPKNENVRFLIQTKEHLNNKRNGMITFQGCLNYQESSSYTIIVEAKDHGNMVKLSSRSKVIVNARDQNNHPPKFAAPFAPKKVKENKYGMEVGRILVTDEDIQGTPSWRARFSLHGDPGGYFKISTDPKTNEGIITIEKPLDYEEVSRMHMSVTVENEEPLFCCEKGRDQCSHADSNIQLPVVVIVENDHEPPVFDPPRKDKSVEENIAVGTYLEQLTAKDPENKPITYRKGQDPEGWVSVDSKTGKITTAKHLDRESPYVRSNRYIVTIYAVEVDNTPLTEANTATATLIIYLIDINDNAPILEQSHIEMCMSHGPVKTLITAIDKDEKHHGPPFLFEVLNNDNGHWRLEPASGNMSGNVWLFFFQSLETKALKGRVCHFCGLFKKMCAAHLHIL; translated from the exons ATGGAGAATGCACTGCTTGCATGTTTTGCTATTCTG GTTGTGGAATTGCTAGACACTGGCTTGGCCAGGGGTCTCAGTCGTCCAAAGAGGTCTTGGCTGCTGAGAGATGAATATGAACTGTATGAAGGAAACCCTGGACCTTACCCTATGCTTTTGCGTGAA CTTCCTCCAAACAAGATATCGACCATCACGGGACCAGGAGCCACAGAGGACCCTGTTGGCCTTTTACGTATTGAAAACCAAAAACTTTACATCACTGGACCACTGGACTATGGAAAATACAAGAACATTTCC CTTGTTTATGAGGCTGCAGAGGATGGAACGATTGATACAAGACTTGCAATTCTTATTATTGTGTTGGACATTAATGATAATCCACCAGTGTTCTCAAAAGAGGAATACACAGCCACCTTGAATGAGTCACAAACACAAG GGCTTGTGGTGGAAGTTGATGCAATAGATGCTGATGAACCAAATACAGAGAATTCCACTTTCACGTTCAGTATCGTGTCAGTGTCACCAAAAAATGAAAACGTTCGATTTTTGATCCAGACAAAAGAACACCTTAACAATAAAAGGAATGGCATGATAACATTCCAAGGATGTTTGAATTACCAG GAGTCCAGCAGCTATACTATTATAGTTGAAGCGAAGGACCATGGAAACATGGTGAAACTCTCAAGCAGAAGCAAAGTAATAGTCAATGCACGCGACCAAAACAATCACCCACCAAAATTTGCTGCTCCATTT GCGccaaagaaagtgaaagaaaataaatatggCATGGAAGTGGGAAGAATATTAGTCACAGATGAAGACATCCAAGGTACGCCTTCCTGGAGGGCCAGATTCAGCCTTCACGGAGACCCAGGTGGATATTTCAAGATCTCGACGGACCCCAAGACAAATGAAGGAATTATAACAATTGAAAAG CCGCTGGATTACGAGGAGGTGTCAAGGATGCACATGTCTGTCACGGTTGAAAACGAGGAGCCACTATTTTGCTGTGAGAAGGGCCGAGACCAGTGCTCGCATGCTGATTCCAACATCCAACTTCCTGTTGTGGTTATAGTGGAGAATGATCACGAGCCTCCTGTGTTCGATCCCCCACGCAAAGACAAGAGCGTGGAGGAGAACATCGCGGTGGGCACTTACCTCGAACAGCTCACGGCAAAAGACCCTGAAAATAAGCCTATAAC GTACCGTAAAGGACAAGACCCAGAAGGCTGGGTATCAGTAGATTCCAAGACAGGAAAAATCACAACAGCAAAACATTTGGACCGTGAATCTCCATATGTGAGGAGCAACCGTTACATTGTCACCATTTACGCCGTGGAAGTTG ATAACACACCTTTGACTGAGGcaaacacagccacagccaccctCATCATCTACCTAATTGACATAAACGACAATGCTCCCATTCTGGAACAAAGCCACATTGAAATGTGCATGTCACATGGACCTGTGAAGACCTTGATCACTGCCATAGACAAGGATGAGAAGCACCATGGGCCACCATTCCTCTTTGAAGTTCTCAATAATGACAATGGCCACTGGAGACTTGAGCCCGCTTCTGGTAATATGTCTGGTAATgtatggctgtttttttttcagtcattagAGACAAAAGCATTaaaaggtagagtatgtcatttttgtggtttgtttaaaaaaatgtgtgctgCCCATTTACACATATTGTGA
- the LOC134457470 gene encoding cadherin-like protein 26 produces the protein MKTWIIFPLLILETIVLDGAVSRGKTRRKRDWIIDSFEIEEEHPGPYPYLVGEIHLERKYLVEFHIIGQGVDKNPMNLLKIDKKTGTMWANRKVDFEVYRLLKLHFEARNTTGEVDTRLGIEIKIKDINDNVPVLDNNYDITVSESKMQGQDIVTVRGDDLDDAKTPNGTFDLRVVSVSPQDEDIDFVLKQQDQAGVITHKGCLNYDKNPKYTVLVEIKDRGDKVQLSSTGTVVINVQDGNNHPPEFTGHTGSGKVKEGESGVTVLRLQVSDKDTKGTPAWKAKYTIHGDPLGNFAISTDPETNEGVLTVVKPLDYELGALKRMNVTVENEEPYFTCKVKGRSPTGLWDVEWVGGDTGTPPPIIAYPVNIAVEDVNDPPIFFPKVKNIRIMENSPVGTYLETFAAVDDDKIHANSFHFEVGDDPADWVTVNSTTGEVKSKQILDRESKYVNNSIYTVLIKAVDHGTPPMTGTGTLNIFLIDQNDNVPVLDKTDLAVCLSDESTSTSISAQDLDLHPYSDPFHFDVVGDEKGKWKIDPTYGISLHYSKKCTTVDLVKDNSVYAGHHTVTLKISDSQGHHSLQNLSITVCDCTDSPGCLLQRRSTSLGASGIGIILLALLLLLALLLLACLLTCKNEKLFIPADDGPQWHLLHSNIEKPGTDCKMPLSGGVEMITKAENINKKSTNPTLPIGKDVPDFGNGQAGNGAFFESGGVVLGEKWETSQNVGTSQLETRENFYESKRWKSSMSQAGRSSWRYRYEEGTMIDRNGFFLRQEELSNQLIKRLAMLEDFQEELGHYDPHEYAEEGDPASEPELDAISMPGGQDLDDTDLLLQDLDPKFRRLANVCRPDLMETS, from the exons GAAACAATTGTTTTGGATGGCGCTGTATCAAGGGGTAAGACCAGGAGGAAGCGAGACTGGATCATAGACTCTTTTGAGATAGAGGAGGAACACCCAGGTCCTTATCCTTACCTGGTGGGAGAG ATACACCTTGAGCGGAAATACCTTGTTGAGTTTCACATCATTGGACAGGGTGTTGATAAAAACCCAATGAATTTGCTAAAAATTGACAAAAAGACGGGCACAATGTGGGCAAATAGAAAGGTGGACTTTGAGGTTTACAGACTTCTCAAG CTGCACTTTGAAGCCAGAAATACCACTGGGGAAGTGGACACGAGACTTGGAATTGAGATAAAAATAAAAGACATCAATGACAATGTTCCAGTGTTAGACAACAACTATGATATCACTGTGAGTGAGTCCAAAATGCAAG GTCAGGATATTGTCACAGTGAGGGGAGATGACCTCGATGATGCGAAAACACCAAATGGAACATTTGACCTGAGAGTTGTATCAGTTAGCCCACAAGATGAGGACATTGACTTTGTCCTAAAACAACAAGACCAAGCTGGAGTAATCACACACAAGGGATGCCTCAATTATGAC AAAAATCCGAAATACACAGTCCTGGTTGAGATAAAGGACAGGGGTGACAAAGTTCAGCTTTCCAGTACTGGAACTGTGGTCATCAATGTCCAGGACGGTAACAACCATCCTCCAGAATTCACTGGTCACACT GGCTCTGGAAAAGTGAAGGAAGGAGAGTCCGGCGTAACTGTTCTACGACTACAGGTTTCTGATAAGGACACCAAAGGCACGCCTGCATGGAAAGCCAAATACACAATCCACGGAGATCCACTTGGAAATTTTGCAATCTCAACTGACCCAGAAACTAATGAAGGAGTTTTGACAGTTGTAAAA CCTCTAGATTACGAGCTGGGTGCCCTGAAACGCATGAATGTCACGGTGGAAAATGAGGAGCCTTATTTCACCTGTAAGGTCAAGGGTCGCTCTCCAACTGGGCTGTGGGACGTTGAGTGGGTTGGAGGTGACACTGGCACGCCTCCCCCAATCATCGCTTACCCAGTAAACATCGCTGTTGAGGACGTCAACGATCCTCCCATCTTCTTCCCCAAGGTCAAAAACATAAGGATAATGGAGAACTCCCCTGTGGGAACGTACCTGGAAACATTTGCGGCTGTGGACGACGACAAAATCCATGCCAACAGTTTCCA cTTTGAGGTTGGAGATGACCCAGCTGATTGGGTTACTGTGAATTCCACGACAGGCGAAGTCAAGTCAAAACAAATCTTGGACAGAGAGTCAAAATATGTCAacaacagtatatataccgtgcTGATAAAGGCAGTAGACCATG GAACACCTCCAATGACTGGTACTGGAACGCTCAACATTTtcctgattgaccaaaatgacAACGTGCCTGTTTTGGATAAGACGGACCTGGCCGTGTGCCTGTCAGATGAGTCCACCTCAACCAGCATCTCTGCACAAGATCTGGACCTCCATCCCTACAGCGACCCCTTCCACTTTGACGTTGTTGGAGACGAGAAAGGAAAATGGAAGATTGACCCTACTTATGGTATAAGTTTGCATTATTCAAAGAAGT GCACAACAGTAGATCTGGTGAAGGACAACTCCGTTTATGCAGGTCACCACACGGTGACCTTGAAGATCTCCGACTCCCAAGGTCACCACTCCCTGCAAAATCTCTCCATCACCGTATGCGACTGCACAGACTCTCCGGGGTGCCTACTGCAGAGGAGGTCAACGAGTCTGGGTGCAAGTGGCATTGGCATCATTTTACTCGCCCTGCTGCTCTTGCTAG cATTGTTGTTGCTGGCATGCTTACTCACCTGCAAGAATGAAAAACTCTTCATCCCAGCAGACGACGGTCCCCAATGGCATCTGTTGCACTCCAACATTGAGAAGCCAGGAACTGACTGCAAG ATGCCTTTATCAGGTGGAGTGGAGATGATCACAAAAGCTGAAAATATTAACAAGAAAAGCACAAATCCTACTCTACCCATCGGGAAG GACGTGCCAGACTTTGGGAATGGACAGGCTGGTAATGGAGCATTCTTTGAAAGTGGTGGTGTAGTTCTAGGGGAGAAATGGGAG ACTTCCCAGAATGTAGGGACTTCTCAACTTGAAACTAGAGAAAACTTCTATGAGAGTAAAAGATGGAAG AGTTCAATGAGCCAAGCTGGGAGGTCAAGTTGGAGGTATAGATATGAAGAG GGAACTATGATAGACAGAAACGGTTTCTTTCTGAGACAAGAAGAATTAAGTAATCAACTCATCAAG AGGCTTGCCATGCTGGAGGATTTCCAGGAAGAGCTGGGCCACTACGATCCACATGAGTACGCGGAGGAAGGGGACCCGGCGTCTGAACCCGAGCTGGACGCCATCTCCATGCCGGGCGGCCAGGACCTGGACGACACGGACCTGCTGCTCCAGGATCTGGACCCAAAGTTCAGGAGGTTGGCCAACGTGTGCAGGCCAGACCTCATGGAGACCTCGTGA
- the LOC134457170 gene encoding cadherin-like protein 26 isoform X2 codes for MENALLACFAILVVELLDTGLARGLSRPKRSWLLRDEYELYEGNPGPYPMLLRELPPNKISTITGPGATEDPVGLLRIENQKLYITGPLDYGKYKNISLVYEAAEDGTIDTRLAILIIVLDINDNPPVFSKEEYTATLNESQTQGLVVEVDAIDADEPNTENSTFTFSIVSVSPKNENVRFLIQTKEHLNNKRNGMITFQGCLNYQAPKKVKENKYGMEVGRILVTDEDIQGTPSWRARFSLHGDPGGYFKISTDPKTNEGIITIEKPLDYEEVSRMHMSVTVENEEPLFCCEKGRDQCSHADSNIQLPVVVIVENDHEPPVFDPPRKDKSVEENIAVGTYLEQLTAKDPENKPITYRKGQDPEGWVSVDSKTGKITTAKHLDRESPYVRSNRYIVTIYAVEVDNTPLTEANTATATLIIYLIDINDNAPILEQSHIEMCMSHGPVKTLITAIDKDEKHHGPPFLFEVLNNDNGHWRLEPASGNMSGNVWLFFFQSLETKALKGRVCHFCGLFKKMCAAHLHIL; via the exons ATGGAGAATGCACTGCTTGCATGTTTTGCTATTCTG GTTGTGGAATTGCTAGACACTGGCTTGGCCAGGGGTCTCAGTCGTCCAAAGAGGTCTTGGCTGCTGAGAGATGAATATGAACTGTATGAAGGAAACCCTGGACCTTACCCTATGCTTTTGCGTGAA CTTCCTCCAAACAAGATATCGACCATCACGGGACCAGGAGCCACAGAGGACCCTGTTGGCCTTTTACGTATTGAAAACCAAAAACTTTACATCACTGGACCACTGGACTATGGAAAATACAAGAACATTTCC CTTGTTTATGAGGCTGCAGAGGATGGAACGATTGATACAAGACTTGCAATTCTTATTATTGTGTTGGACATTAATGATAATCCACCAGTGTTCTCAAAAGAGGAATACACAGCCACCTTGAATGAGTCACAAACACAAG GGCTTGTGGTGGAAGTTGATGCAATAGATGCTGATGAACCAAATACAGAGAATTCCACTTTCACGTTCAGTATCGTGTCAGTGTCACCAAAAAATGAAAACGTTCGATTTTTGATCCAGACAAAAGAACACCTTAACAATAAAAGGAATGGCATGATAACATTCCAAGGATGTTTGAATTACCAG GCGccaaagaaagtgaaagaaaataaatatggCATGGAAGTGGGAAGAATATTAGTCACAGATGAAGACATCCAAGGTACGCCTTCCTGGAGGGCCAGATTCAGCCTTCACGGAGACCCAGGTGGATATTTCAAGATCTCGACGGACCCCAAGACAAATGAAGGAATTATAACAATTGAAAAG CCGCTGGATTACGAGGAGGTGTCAAGGATGCACATGTCTGTCACGGTTGAAAACGAGGAGCCACTATTTTGCTGTGAGAAGGGCCGAGACCAGTGCTCGCATGCTGATTCCAACATCCAACTTCCTGTTGTGGTTATAGTGGAGAATGATCACGAGCCTCCTGTGTTCGATCCCCCACGCAAAGACAAGAGCGTGGAGGAGAACATCGCGGTGGGCACTTACCTCGAACAGCTCACGGCAAAAGACCCTGAAAATAAGCCTATAAC GTACCGTAAAGGACAAGACCCAGAAGGCTGGGTATCAGTAGATTCCAAGACAGGAAAAATCACAACAGCAAAACATTTGGACCGTGAATCTCCATATGTGAGGAGCAACCGTTACATTGTCACCATTTACGCCGTGGAAGTTG ATAACACACCTTTGACTGAGGcaaacacagccacagccaccctCATCATCTACCTAATTGACATAAACGACAATGCTCCCATTCTGGAACAAAGCCACATTGAAATGTGCATGTCACATGGACCTGTGAAGACCTTGATCACTGCCATAGACAAGGATGAGAAGCACCATGGGCCACCATTCCTCTTTGAAGTTCTCAATAATGACAATGGCCACTGGAGACTTGAGCCCGCTTCTGGTAATATGTCTGGTAATgtatggctgtttttttttcagtcattagAGACAAAAGCATTaaaaggtagagtatgtcatttttgtggtttgtttaaaaaaatgtgtgctgCCCATTTACACATATTGTGA